TCAAATCAGCATCTTGGTGGTGGGCTCACCCGCCGACCAGAAGGCTTCCGCCGGAAATTTCAAAAGCTTTTTGGAAAAGATCCGGCACAGGGTCGACTGCCGCATCGAAGTCGTCCATGAAAAAACCACGTAAACAAAAAAAGAAAAGGAGAACATGATGGTACACATGTATTTGCCGATAGCCGGAAACAGCGTTAATATTTTTCTTGTTTTTGCTATGGGCGGCGCTGTGGGAATCCTTTCGGGGATTTTCGGCGTGGGGGGCGGTTTTCTGATGACGCCGCTTTTAATCATGATCGGGATTCCTCCCACGATTGCCGCGGCTTCCGATTCGAATCAGATTGTCGGCGCATCCACTTCCGGAACCCTGGCCCATTATAAGATGGGCAACGTTGATTTCAAAATGGGTATCTTGCTATTGATCGGGGGCGTGGCCGGCGGCACTGCGGGTGTACAGATTATCAAGGTGTTGATGCAAATGGGCAATGCGGATTTTTTGATAAAGATTACCTATGTCCTGATGCTCGGGTTTGTAGGCAGCTACATGTTTGTCGAAAGCCTGCAAGCCTTGAGAACAAAAAAGGAAACCGTGGCGGCCGTCCCTGCAAAAGAGTCCAAATACGCCATGCTGGTGGGTAAGCTGCCGTGGCAGACGCATTTTGAAAAGTCGGGAGTAAGGCTTTCGATCCTGATGCCGTTGGTCTTGGGCACTTTTGTCGGTATTTTGGCGGCAATCATGGGTGTCGGCGGCGGTTTCATCATGGTGCCGGTCATGGTTTATCTGTTAAGAATGCCCATGCACGTCGTGGTGGGGACCAGTCTTTTTCAGATTCTGTTTACATGTATCAATGTGACCATCATGCAAGCTTACAGCAACCATACGGTGGATTTCATCCTGGCACTGATTCTTTTACTCGGCTCCACGTTAGGGGTTCAGTTTGGCGCCAGAGTGAGCAAAAAACTAAAAGGCGATCAACTGAAAATTTTGCTGGCTTCCCTGGTTCTTTTCGTTATGCTGAAAATGCTGCTTGATCTTTTACTTCATCCTCATATTATGTTAGCATTTAAAGGAGGACACTAAAATGGTCAAAAAGAAAGCTTCCATATTGACTGTCTTTGTGCTTTTGGGATTGTTGTGGCATCCGCTGCCGGCCGATCCGGCAACCTCCCTGACAACGAAGTTGGAGCCCAACGTCATTTTGATCGGCTCTTTTTTCAACGGCATTTCAATTTCTGTTTCCGGCCAGGTTTCAGCCGAAAGTGAAGTGCTGGTCATTTTGAAGGGACGGACGGAGGACCTGACACTTAAAAAGAAGGGGCGGGTGCTCGGCGTTCTGTGGATGAACCTCGGGGAAGTAACCTTTCAGCAAGTGCCCAAGATCTACCTGCTTTATACATCCAAGGGCCTGGATGAATTTGCACGCTCCAACCGCGAGCAATGGGAACAACTGGGAATCGGCCTCGAATCCTTTAAAAGAAAAACAGAAATTACACCGCTGCTTGAGGAAAAAGATTCACTGATTCAGGAATTTTTAAAGCTGAAACAAAGCCAGGGCCTTTATGCCGGATGCCAGGGGGCGGTTCACTTTGAAAACATCGATGGAAAATGGAAATCCTATGAAGCCGCCGTGCGGGTGCCGGCCCGGATAGCCCCCGGCGAGTATGAGGTAGATGTCCTGGAATTGCATGCCGGCACTGTCGTGGCCACCACCATCGAGCAGCTTAAAGTGAAAGAAGAGGGCCTGCCGGCCATACTCGCGAACCTGGCTTTTAAACATGGAACCCTTTATGGCATCCTGGCGGTTTTGATTGCCATCGGCGCCGGACTTTTGATG
The nucleotide sequence above comes from Candidatus Desulfatibia profunda. Encoded proteins:
- a CDS encoding sulfite exporter TauE/SafE family protein translates to MVHMYLPIAGNSVNIFLVFAMGGAVGILSGIFGVGGGFLMTPLLIMIGIPPTIAAASDSNQIVGASTSGTLAHYKMGNVDFKMGILLLIGGVAGGTAGVQIIKVLMQMGNADFLIKITYVLMLGFVGSYMFVESLQALRTKKETVAAVPAKESKYAMLVGKLPWQTHFEKSGVRLSILMPLVLGTFVGILAAIMGVGGGFIMVPVMVYLLRMPMHVVVGTSLFQILFTCINVTIMQAYSNHTVDFILALILLLGSTLGVQFGARVSKKLKGDQLKILLASLVLFVMLKMLLDLLLHPHIMLAFKGGH
- a CDS encoding TIGR02186 family protein, with the translated sequence MVKKKASILTVFVLLGLLWHPLPADPATSLTTKLEPNVILIGSFFNGISISVSGQVSAESEVLVILKGRTEDLTLKKKGRVLGVLWMNLGEVTFQQVPKIYLLYTSKGLDEFARSNREQWEQLGIGLESFKRKTEITPLLEEKDSLIQEFLKLKQSQGLYAGCQGAVHFENIDGKWKSYEAAVRVPARIAPGEYEVDVLELHAGTVVATTIEQLKVKEEGLPAILANLAFKHGTLYGILAVLIAIGAGLLMDFFFGQSKGAH